In Helianthus annuus cultivar XRQ/B chromosome 9, HanXRQr2.0-SUNRISE, whole genome shotgun sequence, the following are encoded in one genomic region:
- the LOC110876035 gene encoding leucine-rich repeat extensin-like protein 5, with translation MPPRVRGRGKVPMRGGPSSAGPSHRRTASASFSSSDSHDMWGQPFEPARHSVSLSSSPSFHPSFRPLVPDEPEHSHHSQQSHHSHESYPSHNSLQSHSFHHSDSPYSPGQFNPADYVNDFLGYNPLGPEDHFSQEMEMDDDPDPEMQTGTPGHPISISSGSPFQGSPYRGPDSFQERMGTYDWFFTPSYHSSPAQPPLEDPQLQAVSTPPLPVEEPPQQPPQPPPEPPRRRRNTHMSVRGGPCFSSPHGSSPYPPIPEDPQMGGPSNAAPEANPPQASYAPPQPPVDFDNPIPTYPGPSGYNPYENPSGYPSDYVSQDPYLTAAQYHHLYPFTYPPMHPSGYLVQGYQYPPYQPPPPQQQQQQTQEILERLDKVENKARKNKERHISFMKGLANLIKGKKK, from the coding sequence ATGCCTCCAAGAGTAAGAGGACGAGGCAAGGTTCCCATGCGTGGAGGACCGTCATCAGCTGGACCATCACACAGACGCACTGCATCGGCGTCCTTTTCCTCCTCCGACTCTCACGATATGTGGGGTCAACCTTTTGAGCCGGCAAGACACTCAGTCTCGCTAAGCTCATCGCCTTCTTTCCACCCGTCCTTTAGACCACTTGTTCCTGATGAGCCTGAACACTCTCACCACTCTCAACAATCTCACCATTCGCACGAGTCTTACCCGTCGCACAACTCTTTGCAATCTCACTCGTTCCATCATTCTGACTCCCCCTACTCCCCGGGACAGTTCAACCCAGCCGATTATGTTAATGATTTTCTTGGATATAACCCATTGGGCCCTGAGGACCATTTCTCTCAGGAAATGGAGATGGATGATGACCCCGACCCGGAGATGCAAACAGGAACCCCGGGCCACCCTATCAGCATATCTAGTGGGTCTCCGTTTCAGGGATCCCCTTACCGTGGGCCCGACTCATTCCAGGAGAGGATGGGTACCTATGACTGGTTCTTTACCCCATCTTATCATAGCTCTCCAGCCCAACCACCTTTGGAAGATCCTCAACTTCAAGCTGTCTCAACACCACCACTCCCGGTAGAGGAGCCACcgcagcagccaccgcagccaccTCCCGAGCCTCCAAGGCGAAGGAGGAACACACACATGTCCGTAAGAGGTGGACCCTGTTTCAGTTCTCCTCATGGTTCGAGTCCCTATCCCCCTATTCCAGAGGACCCCCAGATGGGTGGGCCCTCAAACGCGGCACCGGAGGCTAATCCTCCACAAGCTTCTTATGCACCACCTCAGCCGCCTGTGgattttgataacccaatcccgaCGTACCCAGGTCCTTCCGGGTACAATCCTTATGAGAACCCATCGGGGTACCCCTCGGACTATGTATCTCAAGACCCGTACCTTACGGCTGCGCAGTACCACCACCTCTATCCTTTTACTTACCCTCCTATGCATCCATCTGGATACCTGGTTCAGGGTTACCAGTACCCGCCGTACCAGCCACCTCctccccagcagcaacagcaacaaacTCAAGAAATCCTGGAGAGGCTAGATAAGGTTGAGAACAAGGCTAGGAAGAACAAGGAAAGGCATATTAGCTTCATGAAAGGCCTTGCGAACCTTATCAAAGGGAAGAAGAAGTAG